A region from the Silene latifolia isolate original U9 population chromosome 7, ASM4854445v1, whole genome shotgun sequence genome encodes:
- the LOC141592429 gene encoding AAA-ATPase At4g25835-like yields MNQYWTSLASLMGVLAFCQTILTTIFPPSLRYTIVKVMTRIANHFSRHCYFDITEIDGVNTNELYNSVQLYLSTAAASATTAGRLSLTRSVNSSAVTFGLAHNDTLYDTFSGVAIQWDHIVTQRPSQSFSWRPMPDEKRGFMLKIRKTDRPVIFPRYLDHIMESAAEIRRNFQDRYLYTNTRGGSMDPTRPGHPWEAVPFKHPSTFDTLAMDPARKSEIISDLREFANGEAFYRATGRAWKRGYLLYGPPGTGKSSMIAAMANLLNYDIYDLEVTEVGSNSELRKLLMKTTSKSIIVIEDIDCSVNLSGERNRKSTAPNVNRPSHIVPGQEDGSGSGSVTLSGLLNFTDGLWSCCGSERIFVFTTNHVEKLDPALLRSGRMDMHVHMSYCTCQSLLILVKNYLGLDEVDLSIQLKAEFERLVSKAKITPADVSEVLIRLRRDKMKALAVLAEELKKRVEGTKGNGSGLEMAAEVVEEEKRELEMMQYNVEGGGGGDEEEEEEEDKGSLEDKKLK; encoded by the exons atgaatcAATATTGGACCTCATTAGCTTCACTAATGGGGGTACTAGCATTTTGTCAAACAATATTAACAACTATATTCCCACCGTCTTTACGTTACACTATCGTGAAGGTCATGACTCGAATCGCTAACCACTTTTCTCGTCACTGTTATTTCGATATAACAGAAATTGACGGGGTTAATACTAATGAACTTTACAACTCCGTACAACTGTACCTTAGCACCGCCGCCGCATCCGCTACTACAGCCGGTCGGCTGAGTCTCACTCGGTCGGTTAACTCGTCGGCTGTTACTTTTGGGTTGGCCCACAATGACACCCTTTACGATACTTTTAGTGGTGTCGCGATTCAGTGGGACCATATTGTTACTCAGCGTCCGTCTCAAAGTTTCTCTTGGCGACCAATGCCTGATGAAAAACGTGGGTTTATGCTCAAGATCCGAAAGACAGACCGACCCGTTATATTTCCTCGCTATCTCGATCATATCATGGAGTCCGCTGCCGAGATTCGCAGGAATTTTCAAGACAG GTATTTGTATACCAATACGCGGGGTGGATCAATGGACCCGACTCGACCTGGACACCCGTGGGAAGCGGTCCCATTTAAGCATCCCAGCACGTTCGATACTCTTGCAATGGACCCGGCACGAAAATCCGAGATTATTTCGGATCTAAGGGAGTTTGCCAACGGGGAGGCATTCTATCGGGCAACGGGTCGCGCCTGGAAGCGCGGCTATTTGCTATATGGCCCACCTGGAACGGGTAAGTCCAGCATGATCGCTGCCATGGCGAACTTGCTGAACTACGATATTTACGATTTGGAAGTGACGGAAGTCGGGTCGAATTCGGAACTCAGGAAGTTACTCATGAAGACTACGTCTAAATCAATTATCGTCATTGAGGATATTGATTGTTCGGTTAATCTATCCGGCGAGCGAAACAGGAAGAGTACCGCCCCAAATGTGAATAGACCTAGCCACATTGTGCCGGGTCAGGAagatggatcgggttcgggttcgGTGACGTTATCCGGGTTGTTGAATTTCACTGATGGGTTATGGTCGTGTTGTGGGAGTGAGAGAATATTTGTGTTCACGACTAATCACGTGGAGAAGCTTGATCCTGCGTTGCTAAGGAGTGGAAGGATGGACATGCACGTGCATATGAGTTATTGCACGTGTCAATCTTTGTTGATTTTGGTGAAAAACTATTTGGGTTTGGATGAGGTGGATTTAAGTATTCAGCTCAAGGCGGAGTTTGAAAGGTTGGTCAGCAAGGCTAAGATTACGCCCGCTGATGTCAGCGAGGTGTTGATTAGGCTCAGGAGGGATAAGATGAAGGCGTTAGCCGTGTTAGCggaggagttgaagaagaggGTGGAAGGTACGAAGGGGAACGGTTCGGGTTTAGAGATGGCGGCTGAAGTTGTTGAGGAGGAGAAGAGGGAGTTGGAGATGATGCAATACAATGTCGAAGGTGGCGGTGGCGGTgatgaggaggaagaggaagaggaagataAGGGAAGTCTTGAGGATAAGAAGCTTAAATAG